AAACGCGCTGGACGCAGCGGCGACGACTACTTCTTGGCCAATCGCGGCACGCCGTGGTGGGCGCTCGGAGCCAGCGGCATGTCGAGCAACCTCGATGTCGCCGGCACGGTCACGATCATCGCGCTGGTTTATCAGTTCGGTATTCAGGGATTTTTCGTCGAGATGCGTGGCGGCGTCGTGCTGCCGATCGCGGTGTGGCTGGCGTTCATGGGCAAGTGGCACCGCCGCAGCCAGGTGACGACGACGGCCGAGTGGATGGTGCTCCGCTTCGGCCAGGGCGAACAGGGCAAGGTCGCCCGGTACACCGCCGCGCTGACGTACCTCGTCATCACTGTGCTGATGGTGACGTTTTTCCTGACGGCGGCGGCGAAGTTTGTCGCACAGTTCATCGGGGGCGTCGATCCGACGTTGGCAGCG
This Planctomycetota bacterium DNA region includes the following protein-coding sequences:
- a CDS encoding sodium:solute symporter; this translates as MQPLDYIVIAGYLLGLLTIGAVLTKRAGRSGDDYFLANRGTPWWALGASGMSSNLDVAGTVTIIALVYQFGIQGFFVEMRGGVVLPIAVWLAFMGKWHRRSQVTTTAEWMVLRFGQGEQGKVARYTAALTYLVITVLMVTFFLTAAAKFVAQFIGGVDPTLAA